The following coding sequences lie in one Myxococcus xanthus genomic window:
- a CDS encoding isoprenylcysteine carboxyl methyltransferase family protein: MVTSTHALFLGFMAALVVERLVELVLSKRNAARAFARGGVETGQRHYRFMVVFHTLFLVACVAEVFLLRRGFPGAWGWAALAGAVLAQGLRYWAIATLGDRWNSRIIVVPGLAPVTGGPYRFLRHPNYVAVVLELACVPLIHGAWWTALVFSVGNAALLYVRIRAEEAALGEVYAQAFSHRPRFIPEVPRG; this comes from the coding sequence ATGGTGACCTCCACGCATGCCCTCTTCCTGGGCTTCATGGCCGCGCTCGTCGTGGAGCGGCTGGTGGAGCTGGTTCTCTCCAAGCGCAACGCCGCCCGGGCCTTCGCGCGCGGCGGGGTGGAGACGGGGCAGCGGCACTACCGCTTCATGGTCGTGTTCCACACGCTGTTCCTGGTGGCGTGCGTGGCGGAGGTGTTCCTGCTGCGGCGCGGCTTCCCGGGGGCGTGGGGCTGGGCGGCGCTGGCGGGCGCGGTGCTGGCGCAGGGGCTGCGGTACTGGGCCATCGCCACGTTGGGCGACCGGTGGAACTCGCGCATCATCGTGGTGCCGGGGCTGGCGCCGGTGACGGGCGGGCCCTATCGCTTCCTGCGCCACCCCAACTATGTCGCGGTGGTGTTGGAACTGGCGTGCGTGCCGCTCATCCACGGTGCATGGTGGACGGCGCTGGTCTTCTCAGTGGGCAATGCGGCGCTGCTCTACGTGCGAATCCGCGCGGAGGAGGCGGCGCTGGGCGAGGTGTACGCGCAGGCGTTCTCCCATCGCCCTCGTTTCATTCCGGAGGTGCCACGTGGCTGA
- a CDS encoding acyl carrier protein produces MAERELEVMTEIHRIVTEELEWKGAVEPSQDLVRDLQLDSLGLTVLAVGLENRFRIRLSEEDAQGVRTVGDLAKLVAQRVAAPVEPRPEEALP; encoded by the coding sequence GTGGCTGAACGCGAACTGGAGGTCATGACGGAGATTCATCGCATCGTCACCGAGGAGCTGGAGTGGAAGGGCGCGGTGGAGCCCTCGCAGGACCTGGTGCGGGACCTCCAGTTGGACAGCCTGGGCCTCACGGTGCTGGCGGTGGGGCTGGAGAACCGCTTCCGCATCCGCCTGTCCGAAGAGGACGCGCAGGGCGTGCGCACGGTGGGAGACCTGGCGAAGCTGGTGGCGCAGCGGGTCGCGGCTCCGGTGGAACCCAGGCCGGAGGAGGCCCTGCCGTGA
- a CDS encoding fatty acyl-AMP ligase, producing the protein MKGAGSRLVGPALPPPRHLTVNAALADTGRTSPLGLTFVDAAEREVSMPWADVYRRAKRTAAGLARLGVSEGDRVALLLPTSPAFMDAFFGTLLAGAVPVPLYPPVRLGRLDEYHRATSRMLHVTGSVMVLTDVRVRLLLGPSVERARPRLGCHTVDEVSRGDDVLEVPVRPDALGLIQFSSGSTVDPKPVTLTHEALLAQVAALEMAMPLGAGVPRVGVSWLPLYHDMGLIGCLLSALYYPGSLVLIPPEAFLARPALWLRALSRHRGYISPAPNFAYGLCLKRVKDAELDGVDLSSWRHALNGAEPVSVDTLRRFSVRFERWGFSARALRPVYGLSEASLAVTFPPEGRGPRALGVDAGLLAREGRVAEGSRELVSVGMPVAGFEVEVRGETGEALAERCVGRVFARGPSLMAGYFADAQATDRTLTRDGWLDTGDLGFIAEGELFLTGRAKDVVIIRGANHAPQAFEEPLQSVAGVRAGCAVALGFTPEGGEDEALLILAERSGQEADDVVEERIRAAVVETTGVRPHTVRMLVPGTLPRTSSGKLRRAEALRRYLAEELAPPKKVGAVGLAVEMARSALAMVRAESDT; encoded by the coding sequence GTGAAGGGCGCTGGTTCGCGACTGGTGGGCCCGGCGTTGCCTCCGCCCAGGCATCTGACGGTGAACGCGGCGCTCGCGGACACCGGGCGCACGTCGCCGCTGGGGCTCACCTTCGTGGACGCGGCCGAGCGCGAGGTGTCCATGCCCTGGGCGGACGTGTACCGCCGGGCGAAGCGCACCGCCGCGGGGCTGGCCCGGCTGGGCGTGAGCGAGGGTGACCGGGTGGCGTTGCTGCTGCCCACGTCGCCGGCCTTCATGGATGCCTTCTTCGGCACGTTGCTCGCGGGCGCGGTGCCGGTGCCGCTGTACCCGCCGGTGCGGCTGGGGCGACTGGACGAGTACCACCGCGCGACCTCGCGGATGCTCCACGTGACGGGCTCGGTGATGGTCTTGACGGACGTTCGCGTGCGCCTGCTGCTGGGGCCCAGCGTGGAGCGCGCGCGTCCCCGGCTGGGGTGCCACACGGTGGACGAGGTGTCCCGGGGGGATGACGTGCTGGAGGTCCCGGTGAGGCCGGACGCACTGGGGCTCATCCAGTTCTCGTCCGGTTCCACGGTGGATCCGAAGCCGGTGACGCTGACGCACGAAGCCCTGCTGGCGCAGGTCGCGGCGCTGGAGATGGCGATGCCGCTGGGGGCGGGGGTGCCCCGGGTGGGCGTGAGCTGGCTGCCGCTGTACCACGACATGGGGCTCATCGGCTGTCTGCTGTCCGCGCTGTACTACCCGGGAAGCCTGGTGCTGATTCCCCCCGAGGCCTTCCTCGCACGGCCCGCGTTGTGGCTCCGCGCGCTGTCTCGCCACCGGGGCTACATCTCTCCCGCGCCGAACTTCGCCTATGGCCTGTGTTTGAAGCGGGTGAAGGACGCGGAGCTGGACGGGGTGGACCTGTCGTCGTGGCGGCACGCGCTCAACGGCGCGGAGCCGGTGTCCGTGGACACGCTGCGCCGCTTTTCGGTGCGTTTCGAGCGGTGGGGCTTCTCCGCGCGGGCGTTGCGGCCGGTGTACGGGCTGTCCGAGGCGTCGCTCGCCGTCACCTTCCCGCCGGAAGGGCGGGGGCCGCGCGCGCTGGGCGTGGACGCGGGGCTGCTGGCCCGGGAGGGCCGGGTGGCGGAGGGTTCGCGTGAGTTGGTGAGCGTGGGCATGCCCGTGGCGGGCTTCGAGGTGGAGGTGCGCGGCGAGACGGGCGAGGCGCTCGCGGAGCGGTGCGTGGGCCGGGTCTTCGCGCGGGGGCCGTCCCTGATGGCCGGCTACTTCGCGGATGCGCAGGCCACGGACCGGACGCTGACGCGGGACGGGTGGCTGGACACGGGCGACCTGGGCTTCATCGCGGAGGGCGAGCTGTTCCTCACGGGCCGGGCGAAGGACGTGGTCATCATCCGAGGCGCGAACCACGCGCCGCAGGCGTTCGAGGAGCCGCTGCAGAGCGTGGCGGGCGTGCGCGCGGGCTGCGCGGTGGCGCTGGGCTTCACGCCCGAAGGGGGCGAGGACGAGGCGCTGCTCATCCTCGCGGAGCGTTCGGGGCAGGAGGCGGATGACGTGGTCGAGGAGCGCATCCGCGCGGCGGTGGTGGAGACCACGGGCGTGCGGCCTCACACTGTGCGGATGCTCGTGCCAGGCACGTTGCCGCGCACGTCCAGCGGCAAGCTGCGCCGCGCCGAGGCGCTGCGCCGTTACCTGGCCGAGGAACTGGCGCCGCCGAAGAAGGTGGGCGCGGTGGGGTTGGCGGTGGAGATGGCTCGGAGCGCGCTGGCGATGGTCCGCGCGGAGAGCGACACGTGA
- a CDS encoding NAD(P)/FAD-dependent oxidoreductase: protein MKRYDVAVVGGGPAGLAVAITTTLRGLNTVVLERGTSPVDKACGEGLLPPGMAVLERLGVLPLLDDQGSHPFVGIRYVQEDGSTAEGKFPGKGALGVRRVALATALVSRARTVGVELRERTQVLSHQRDGNGVVLHTAEGPVEAAMLVAADGLASPLRRAEGLEVEPTGPRRFGLRRHFQVAPWTPYVEIHFAHGVEAYVTPTGVRRVGLAFLWEDGVVEGRVSFETLLACFPKLSERLSGSEPDSQPRGAGPLARVARARIADRFALVGDAAGYVDAITGEGLSLAFVCAESLGNLLPEALVHGATREALMPYEQCFQRVFRKYSRSTGALLMLARRPWLRRPVVRLLGKTPWLFERILHAVVT from the coding sequence GTGAAGCGGTACGACGTCGCCGTGGTGGGCGGAGGACCCGCGGGGCTGGCGGTGGCCATCACCACCACGCTGCGTGGGCTGAACACCGTGGTGCTGGAGCGCGGCACCTCGCCGGTGGACAAAGCCTGTGGCGAAGGGCTGCTGCCTCCCGGCATGGCGGTGCTGGAGCGGTTGGGCGTCCTGCCTCTGCTGGATGACCAGGGCAGCCATCCCTTCGTGGGCATCCGCTACGTCCAGGAAGATGGCAGCACGGCGGAGGGCAAGTTCCCAGGCAAGGGCGCGCTGGGCGTGCGGCGCGTGGCGCTGGCCACGGCGCTGGTGTCGCGGGCGCGCACGGTGGGCGTGGAGTTGCGCGAGCGCACGCAGGTGCTGTCCCACCAGCGGGATGGCAATGGCGTGGTGCTGCATACGGCCGAAGGCCCGGTGGAGGCCGCGATGCTGGTGGCCGCGGACGGGCTGGCTTCACCGCTGCGCCGCGCGGAAGGTCTGGAGGTGGAGCCGACGGGGCCGCGCCGTTTCGGCCTGCGACGACACTTCCAGGTCGCGCCGTGGACGCCCTATGTGGAGATTCACTTCGCGCATGGCGTGGAGGCCTACGTGACGCCCACGGGCGTGCGGCGCGTGGGCCTGGCCTTCCTCTGGGAGGACGGCGTGGTGGAAGGGCGGGTGAGCTTCGAGACGCTGCTGGCCTGCTTCCCCAAACTGTCGGAGCGGCTCTCTGGCTCGGAGCCGGACTCCCAGCCCCGCGGCGCGGGACCGCTGGCCCGGGTGGCCCGAGCGCGCATCGCCGACCGCTTCGCGCTGGTGGGAGACGCGGCGGGCTACGTGGACGCCATCACCGGAGAGGGCCTGTCGTTGGCCTTCGTGTGTGCGGAGTCGCTGGGGAACCTGCTACCGGAGGCGCTCGTCCATGGCGCCACGCGCGAGGCGCTGATGCCTTACGAGCAGTGTTTCCAGCGGGTCTTCCGCAAGTACTCCCGGTCGACAGGCGCGCTGCTCATGCTGGCGCGACGGCCCTGGCTTCGCCGTCCCGTGGTGCGGCTGCTGGGGAAGACGCCCTGGCTGTTCGAGCGCATCCTGCACGCCGTCGTGACGTGA